One window from the genome of Bufo bufo chromosome 4, aBufBuf1.1, whole genome shotgun sequence encodes:
- the TMEM200A gene encoding transmembrane protein 200A — protein sequence MIATGGVITGLAALKRQDSARSQHLLSRPTSPPPEKKPVRRRPRADVVIVRGKIRLYSPSGFFLILGVLISVAGIAMAVLGYWPQKETFLTPELTLEVNKTQILRETRMMVRFFEQHLHSEKMKMLGPFTMGIGIFIFICANAILHENRDKETKVIHMRDIYSTVIDIHSMRIKEQKHLNGAYTGLYGETEYRHSDNPCASKLAANTIASFPGSYRSCSSIEDVDNNPRESKSFTNLLPPLLMERSGSMFGLHGHSNRTGEEKNHSSKKCETKSIVSSSINAFTLPVIKLNNCVIDETDIDNITEDLEISSNRPRNVSMDSLAIPLPDDGNRSYKPTSSHLSRSYSIMEPIRSDSIALAPNNGKLLSPGAARKQFGSNTSLHILSSHSKSLDLDRGPSTLNVQAEQRKHPSWPRLDRSNSKGYMKLENKEDPMDRLIVPQAPPTKKDYTNKEKLLMISRSHNNLSFEHDEFLSNNLKRGTSETRF from the coding sequence ATGATAGCAACTGGAGGAGTTATAACAGGACTGGCAGCCTTAAAAAGGCAAGATTCGGCAAGATCACAGCATCTTTTGTCTCGACCAACTTCGCCACCTCCAGAGAAGAAGCCTGTAAGACGTCGCCCAAGAGCTGATGTTGTAATTGTCAGGGGGAAAATTCGCCTGTATTCACCGTCTGGATTTTTCCTTATCTTGGGGGTCTTAATATCTGTAGCAGGAATAGCAATGGCTGTGCTTGGCTACTGGCCTCAAAAGGAAACATTTTTAACACCAGAGCTTACATTAGAAGTTAATAAAACACAAATACTTAGGGAAACCAGGATGATGGTAAGATTTTTTGAACAACATCTACATtcagaaaaaatgaaaatgctggGCCCCTTTACTATGGGTATTGGTATATTTATCTTTATTTGTGCAAATGCAATCCTACATGAAAATCGAGACAAAGAAACTAAAGTAATTCATATGAGAGATATATATTCAACTGTCATAGACATTCACAGCATGAGGATCAAGGAACAAAAGCATCTCAATGGAGCTTACACTGGTTTGTATGGAGAAACAGAGTACCGCCATTCTGACAACCCTTGTGCATCTAAACTGGCGGCCAACACAATTGCCTCCTTTCCTGGAAGCTATAGGAGTTGCAGTTCTATTGAGGATGTAGACAACAATCCTCGAGAAAGTAAAAGCTTTACAAACCTTCTGCCACCACTTCTTATGGAGCGCTCAGGCTCCATGTTTGGCCTTCATGGCCACTCCAACAGAACAGGAGAAGAGAAAAACCATAGCTCCAAAAAATGTGAAACAAAATCTATAGTGTCATCATCAATCAATGCTTTCACATTGCCAGTTATTAAATTGAATAACTGTGTTATTGATGAGACAGATATTGATAATATAACCGAAGACTTAGAAATCAGTAGCAACAGACCTAGAAATGTTTCAATGGATTCATTGGCTATTCCACTGCCAGATGATGGAAATAGATCATATAAGCCCACTAGTTCACATTTATCACGAAGTTACTCTATTATGGAACCAATAAGGTCTGACTCTATAGCTCTCGCACCTAATAATGGAAAACTTTTATCTCCAGGAGCAGCTAGAAAGCAATTTGGATCTAACACATCCTTACATATTTTATCTTCACATTCCAAATCTTTAGACTTAGATAGAGGTCCTTCAACACTTAACGTTCAAGCAGAACAAAGGAAACATCCAAGCTGGCCTAGACTTGACCGTAGCAACAGCAAGGGGTATATGAAGCTTGAAAATAAAGAAGACCCTATGGACAGGTTGATTGTTCCCCAAGCACCACCAACAAAAAAGGACTACACCAACAAGGAGAAACTTCTTATGATCTCAAGATCACACAATAATTTGAGTTTTGAACATGACGAGTTCTTGAGTAATAATCTTAAGAGAGGTACATCAGAAACCAGATTTTGA